Proteins from one Oryza sativa Japonica Group chromosome 12, ASM3414082v1 genomic window:
- the LOC4351568 gene encoding E3 ubiquitin-protein ligase PUB23 codes for MEMEYGTPQHFMCPISLQPMQDPVTSPTGISYDRRAIHRWLAAGHSSCPVTGHPLSLSDLTPNLTLRRLIHSWHHSTTTPFPVERSTPSPPPLREVDDDDVVERLVMEMEGGGGGSWCPPSCDLLREAAAVAAGSGVARRRMVGAGVLRRVLRLVVWCGGRGSSSGEAAVMVEMFDACLALFHALDVSADELRPLVADGHDLVDAVTRVMATLEAGDANATRARESAVRLLEAVTEAADAPVLERLSPEFFSAATAVVRDRGAVSPGAARAAVRALANACRARASGACRNRALAVDAGAAREAIELELDAWSSPQAPGGRRATEAVMALLAELCACAEGRAAVASHPAGITVVARRVLRVSAAADACAVRVLAAVAGRAASPEVLREMARVGAVGKLCCVLQAECDAGVKEAARAVLRMHSGVWSGSPCVSAYLLSRYL; via the coding sequence ATGGAGATGGAGTACGGCACGCCGCAGCATTTCATGTGCCCGATCTCGCTGCAGCCGATGCAGgatcccgtcacctcccccacCGGCATCTCCTACGACCGCCGCGCCATCCACCgctggctcgccgccggccactccTCCTGCCCCGTCACCGgccaccccctctccctctccgacctcacccccaacctcaccctccgccgcctcatccACTCTTGGCACCACTCCACTACTACGCCATTTCCCGTCGAGCgttcgacgccgtcgccgccgccgcttcgggaggttgacgacgacgacgtcgtggAGAGGCTGGTGATGGAGatggagggtggtggtggtggttcttGGTGCCCCCCGTCGTGTGACTTGctccgcgaggcggcggcggtcgcggcggggagcggcgtcGCGCGGAGGCGCATGGTGGGCGCCGGCGTGCTCCGCCGCGTGCTGCGTTTGGTGGTGTGGTGTGGCGGGAGGGGGTCGTCGTCGGGTGaggcggcggtgatggtggaGATGTTTGATGCGTGCCTCGCTCTCTTCCACGCGCTCGACGTctccgccgacgagctccgcccgctcgtcgccgacggccACGACCTCGTCGACGCGGTGACGCGCGTGATGGCGACACTCGAGGCCGGCGACGCGAACGCGACGAGGGCGAGGGAGAGCGCGGTGCGGCTGCTGGAGGCCGTGACGGAGGCCGCCGACGCGCCGGTCCTGGAGCGGCTGAGCCCGGAGTTCTTCTCCGCCGCGACGGCCGTGGTGCGCGACCGCGGCGCCGTGTCCccgggcgcggcgcgcgcggcggtgcGGGCGCTGGCGAACGCGTGCCGCGCCCGCGCGAGCGGCGCCTGCAGGAACCGCGCGCTCGCCGTGGACGCCGGGGCGGCGCGCGAGGCCATCGAGCTGGAGCTCGacgcgtggtcgtcgccgcaGGCCCCGGGGGGGCGGCGCGCCACGGAGGCCGTGATGGCGCTGCTGGCGGAGCTGTGCGCTTGCGCGGAggggcgcgcggcggtggcgtcgcacCCGGCGGGgatcacggtggtggcgaggcGGGTGCTGCGCgtgtcggccgccgccgacgcgtgcgccgtgcgcgtgctggcggccgtggcggggcgggcggcgtcgccggaggTGCTTCGCGAGATGGCGCGCGTCGGCGCCGTCGGGAAGCTGTGCTGCGTGCTGCAGGCAGAGTGCGACGCCGGCgtgaaggaggcggcgagggcggtgcTGAGGATGCACTCCGGCGTGTGGAGCGGATCGCCATGTGTCAGCGCTTACCTGCTGTCTCGCTACCTCTAA